The sequence below is a genomic window from Candidatus Methylomirabilota bacterium.
GGCTAGAAAAATCCATATATTTCGGCGGGTTCCCGGTCCCTCAGCACTACGGGGGCCTCCCCATGGAGTGGGTGGCCGTTCCCGTGCTCTGGATGCTGCATCTCTTCTTCGACTGGACCGGGAACTACGGGGTCGCCATCATCCTGCTCACGGTGATCATGAAGGCGGTCTTCTTCCCGCTCACCGTGAAGAGCATGCGGTCAATGAAGGCCATGCAGGCCATTCAGCCGCAGGTCAATCAGCTTCGCGCCAAGTACAAGAACGACTCCGCCAAGCTCCAGCAGGAGACAATGGCGCTCTACCGGCAGCATGGAGTGAATCCTCTCGGCGGCTGCTTGCCGATGATCGTGCAGATCCCGGTCTTCTACGCGCTCTACGTCGCGCTGTCGGTTGCGGTGGAGATCCAGAACGCGCCGTTCATCTGCTTCGGGCGCGCGCCGAGCTGGCTTCCCCTGCTCGGCGGGAAGGATCTGTGGATCTGCAATCTAGCGGACTTCGATCCGACTTACGTACTGCCTCTCCTCATGGGCGTGTCGATGTTCATTCAGCAGAAGATGACGCCGGTGATGGGCGATCCTCGCCAGGCCAAGGTCATGCTGCTGATGCCGATCGTCTTCACGTTCATGTTCCTCAACCTGCCCTCCGGCCTGGTGCTTTACTGGACCTTGTCGAACGTCCTGCAGATCGCCCAGCAGCACTACATGAACCGGGGCACCGCGAAGGCGGCAAAGGCCCCGGCGCGGGCCGCGAAGAAGGCGTGACCCGGAAGGGGTCCGCCGGGGACCCGCTCGACGAGCTGCTCGCGGCGATTCCCCTCCTCGCCGGTCGTCCCGCGAGCGCTGAGGACCGGCAGCGGTTCACGCGGTACCTCGAGCTGCTCGTCGAGTGGAACCGGGTGCACGACCTCACGGGGCTCAAGGACCCGCACGGGATCGTGCACGGGTTGTTCGTCGACTCGCTCTTGTTCCTGCCTCAGCTCCCTGCCCGCCCGCTTCGTTTGGTGGACATCGGCTCAGGGGCCGGAATTCCCGGCCTCCCACTTCACCTGATCGACTCCCGAATCGAGGCGACGCTGGTGGAGGCGCGGCAAAAGCGCGTCTCGTTCCTCCGGACGGTCCGCCGTGAGCTAGGACTGGAGACTGTCCGGCTCGTGGATGCCCGCGCCGAGGATGCGATCCGGGAGGATCCCGAGCTCGGCGGCCGCTACGACGTCGCCGTCGCTCGAGCCGTCACGCCGACGGGACCCTTCCTCGCGATGTGCCGCCGTTGGCT
It includes:
- the rsmG gene encoding 16S rRNA (guanine(527)-N(7))-methyltransferase RsmG, producing MTRKGSAGDPLDELLAAIPLLAGRPASAEDRQRFTRYLELLVEWNRVHDLTGLKDPHGIVHGLFVDSLLFLPQLPARPLRLVDIGSGAGIPGLPLHLIDSRIEATLVEARQKRVSFLRTVRRELGLETVRLVDARAEDAIREDPELGGRYDVAVARAVTPTGPFLAMCRRWLRPGGRIVISGPPASEGLPQAPAGMAWVRVPYPKLRMTRAFLVTVHEA